A single region of the Pristis pectinata isolate sPriPec2 chromosome 25, sPriPec2.1.pri, whole genome shotgun sequence genome encodes:
- the rab5c gene encoding ras-related protein Rab-5C — protein MAGRGGTARSNGPAAGNKICQFKLVLLGESAVGKSSLVLRFVKGQFHEYQESTIGAAFLTQTVCLDDTTVKFEIWDTAGQERYHSLAPMYYRGAQAAIVVYDITNTDTFARAKNWVKELQRQASPNIVIALAGNKADLANKRAVEFQEAQAYAEDNSLLFMETSAKTAMNVNEIFMAIAKKLPKNEPQNAGGTSGRTRGVDLQETSPQSRSQCCSN, from the exons ATGGCGGGTCGGGGTGGCACGGCTCGATCCAATGGACCAGCCGCTGGAAACAAAATCTGTCAGTTTAAATTGGTTCTGCTTGGTGAGTCGGCAGTGGGGAAATCCAGCCTCGTTTTGCGTTTTGTGAAAGGACAGTTTCATGAATACCAAGAAAGCACAATTGGAG CTGCCTTTCTAACACAGACAGTCTGTTTGGATGACACAACTGTTAAATTTGAGATCTGGGATACTGCTGGGCAAGAGAGATATCACAGCTTGGCACCAATGTACTACAGAGGGGCTCAGGCTGCCATTGTGGTCTATGATATAACCAACACA GACACATTTGCACGGGCTAAGAACTGGGTAAAGGAACTGCAACGACAAGCCAGTCCAAATATAGTGATTGCATTAGCTGGGAACAAGGCTGACCTTGCAAATAAAAGAGCAGTGGAATTTCAG GAAGCACAAGCATATGCAGAAGACAACAGCTTGCTGTTCATGGAGACATCAGCAAAGACAGCAATGAATGTGAATGAAATATTTATGGCCATAG CCAAAAAGCTGCCGAAAAACGAACCTCAGAATGCAGGTGGAACCTCGGGACGAACCAGAGGTGTGGACCTCCAGGAGACCAGTCCGCAGAGTCGGAGCCAGTGCTGCAGCAATTAA